The sequence tatatttattaacttcagCTTTTTATATCTGTTGAAGTGATTTACCGCTTACATTTAAAAAatttcatactttttctttttgaagcaaaaatacactaatatagtttgtctttattttttattccttgttaggTGTTTAACCTTGACTCAATGTTGTTTAGAATAAATAGTGAAGGAATCAAATTCATTGTGGACTTAAAGAAGAGAACATGTGACTGCCTGAaattccaacttgatgaattGCTCTATCCACATGCAATTGCTGCTATAAATAAGAGATATTTGCAGAAATCTGATTACTTCTCAAATTGGTATTCAAGGGAAACATGGTTGAAAACATATGAAGGACATGTGAATACCGTAGGAGATCAAAAATCATGGGATATACCACAAAATGTACAATCTGAGATTACAAAACCTCCCGATGTAGAGATTTTAcaaggaagaagacaaaagaagaggcaTATACCTGCGACTGAATCAGTACCATTCACGTCTACCAAATGCAGTCGATATAAACAAGCTGGGCATAACAGAACAACTTGCTTGTCTTCTCCAGCACCTCATCCATATACCAAGAAACACACTGAAAAATATTCCAACATTCAATAATCCTTGGTCTGAATTTAGACTTTCTTTATTGTATGACATAATTGAAATGTGATTTTTTTCataggaataaaaaaaagaagctcTTGGACTATTTTATATACTGCTAAAGTACAAATCACTCATTTTTGTTGTGCAGACTTACAAGTTTGGTTGCATTTTAAAAAAGTACGCAATGACTTTTGTGACAAAAAACATCAGCTTACAGTATGTGAAATACATATCCTTAAAcaaacacacatacacacacacacactcacacacacacatacacgtACAACACACAAAAAGAAATGCATGTACAAACAAAAGCTGCAGCATCTCTAAGCTGAAGTTATAGAAAAAGAACTTAATAAAAACTAAGAACCATACTGCAACTAAGAAATATAAAGCAAATACCAACAAATAACAAGGATAATGCAATAGAAAGCTAAGAACAAAGAGGATGACAATTACATTGATATAAAAAGAGATGAGAACAACAAACAAAGtacaaacaaaacttcagctctctGGCTGAAGCTATACAAAATGAAcctaaaaacttcagctctatgggctgaagtaaacaaaaaagcatagcattaaaacataaaaaaaggaTTACAAACACTAAcaatcatcaccatcatcatcatcatcatcatcatcatcacagtACTCCTCAATTTCTCTATATATCTCATCATTATCAGTATCA is a genomic window of Nicotiana tabacum cultivar K326 chromosome 16, ASM71507v2, whole genome shotgun sequence containing:
- the LOC142170217 gene encoding uncharacterized protein LOC142170217, whose translation is MLFRINSEGIKFIVDLKKRTCDCLKFQLDELLYPHAIAAINKRYLQKSDYFSNWYSRETWLKTYEGHVNTVGDQKSWDIPQNVQSEITKPPDVEILQGRRQKKRHIPATESVPFTSTKCSRYKQAGHNRTTCLSSPAPHPYTKKHTEKYSNIQ